A single Halarcobacter anaerophilus DNA region contains:
- a CDS encoding NADH-quinone oxidoreductase subunit B family protein, with amino-acid sequence MKKDKKPKVLWLQAITCNGNTHSFLSANNNRMRLFLNSFDLIYHPSLTTDITIKEIIEKKINFDFLLVEGAISSNKEFFSISGYSPYEMLNILVKRTKYLIAVGSCASYGGLHAKFEQNSDIQGIGDSLSAENLYILKHPVVNLTGCPAHPEWIIQTLFSLKDYGKMALDEKGRPKELYYGLAHHGCTRNEYFEWKVEVKHFGLKEGCLFYEQGCRGPMTHSNCNKILWNDVSTKTRAGMPCIGCTEFDFPRENMLETKKNIGIPNEVPLEVSKRAYLSLTGVAKTFKIGRLNKKLID; translated from the coding sequence ATGAAGAAGGATAAAAAACCAAAAGTCTTGTGGCTTCAAGCCATAACTTGCAATGGGAATACGCACTCTTTTTTAAGTGCAAATAATAATAGAATGAGACTATTTTTAAATAGTTTCGATTTGATTTATCATCCCTCATTAACTACAGATATTACAATTAAAGAGATTATTGAAAAAAAAATTAACTTTGATTTTTTATTAGTTGAAGGGGCAATTTCCTCAAACAAAGAATTTTTCTCTATTTCAGGATATTCTCCCTATGAAATGCTTAATATTTTAGTTAAAAGAACAAAATATCTTATAGCCGTAGGCTCTTGCGCTTCTTACGGAGGTTTACATGCAAAGTTTGAACAAAATAGCGATATACAAGGTATAGGAGACTCTTTAAGTGCCGAAAATCTTTATATCTTAAAACATCCAGTTGTAAATCTTACTGGGTGTCCTGCCCATCCCGAATGGATAATCCAAACTCTTTTTTCCCTTAAAGATTACGGAAAAATGGCTTTAGATGAAAAAGGAAGACCAAAAGAGTTATATTATGGATTGGCTCATCACGGCTGTACGAGAAATGAATATTTTGAATGGAAAGTTGAAGTTAAACATTTTGGCTTAAAAGAGGGATGTCTTTTTTACGAACAAGGCTGTAGAGGACCAATGACTCATTCAAATTGTAATAAAATATTATGGAATGACGTAAGTACTAAAACAAGAGCAGGAATGCCTTGTATAGGATGTACGGAATTTGATTTTCCAAGAGAAAATATGCTAGAAACCAAAAAAAATATAGGTATTCCAAATGAAGTTCCTTTAGAAGTAAGTAAAAGAGCATACTTGTCTCTAACTGGTGTTGCAAAAACATTTAAAATAGGAAGACTTAATAAAAAACTTATAGATTAA
- a CDS encoding hydrogenase small subunit: MADSHDMVKKVFTTNSARVETNKGDAYYDSLFEKAKLRLKALKKQRPLKDIDMMDIVESEGVNRRDFMKWASATTATLMLPPMFTPLVAEATELMNRVPVVWIELQDCAGNSEALLRSSAPTVDDLIFDVLSLEFHETIMAASGHQADAQLEDAIEHFKGKYLLFVEGAIPTAMNGQYGTIGASGETFQEHLERLSKDAAAVVAVGTCATFGGIPAAAPNPTGAVGVMNIVKGKPVINIPACPANPANMVGVVLHYVLTGQIPELDSLLRPKFAFGYRIHDNCERRAHFDAGEFVEEWGDHGAQNNFCLYKVGCKGPMTFNNCSIIRYNEGANWPVGVGRGCIGCSEPDFWDKYAYERPMADANIKAPTGGVEKTVDQFGLGLLTATTIGIGVHAVTSAMVGKKTVHTKDGEE, from the coding sequence ATGGCTGATTCGCATGACATGGTAAAAAAAGTTTTTACCACAAATTCTGCAAGAGTCGAAACAAATAAGGGTGATGCTTATTATGACTCGCTTTTTGAAAAAGCGAAGTTGAGATTAAAAGCATTAAAAAAACAACGACCTCTTAAAGATATCGATATGATGGATATTGTTGAGAGTGAAGGGGTAAATAGAAGGGATTTTATGAAATGGGCAAGTGCAACAACAGCTACATTGATGCTGCCGCCTATGTTTACTCCGTTGGTTGCCGAAGCTACTGAACTTATGAACAGAGTTCCGGTTGTTTGGATAGAGTTGCAAGATTGTGCAGGAAATTCAGAAGCACTTCTTAGAAGTTCTGCTCCTACAGTTGATGATTTGATTTTTGACGTATTAAGTTTGGAGTTCCATGAAACTATTATGGCAGCATCTGGACATCAGGCAGATGCACAACTAGAAGATGCTATTGAGCATTTTAAAGGTAAATATCTACTTTTTGTTGAAGGTGCAATTCCAACAGCAATGAATGGTCAATACGGAACAATAGGTGCAAGCGGTGAAACTTTTCAAGAACACTTAGAAAGACTCTCTAAAGATGCTGCTGCCGTTGTTGCAGTAGGTACCTGTGCTACCTTTGGAGGTATTCCTGCGGCTGCTCCAAATCCAACGGGTGCTGTTGGTGTTATGAATATTGTTAAAGGTAAACCTGTAATCAATATTCCTGCCTGTCCTGCGAATCCTGCTAATATGGTCGGTGTTGTTCTTCATTATGTATTAACAGGGCAAATTCCCGAATTAGACTCTCTTCTTAGACCTAAATTTGCATTTGGTTACAGAATTCATGACAATTGTGAGAGAAGGGCTCACTTTGATGCGGGTGAATTTGTTGAAGAGTGGGGAGATCATGGAGCGCAAAACAATTTCTGTTTATATAAAGTAGGGTGTAAAGGTCCTATGACTTTTAATAACTGTTCTATTATAAGATATAACGAAGGTGCAAACTGGCCTGTAGGTGTGGGTAGAGGATGTATCGGGTGTTCGGAACCTGATTTTTGGGATAAATATGCGTATGAAAGACCAATGGCTGATGCAAATATTAAAGCTCCTACAGGAGGAGTTGAAAAAACAGTTGATCAATTCGGTCTGGGTTTATTAACTGCAACAACTATCGGTATAGGTGTACATGCCGTTACAAGTGCAATGGTCGGTAAAAAAACAGTTCATACTAAAGATGGAGAAGAGTAA
- a CDS encoding nickel-dependent hydrogenase large subunit encodes MSKHVVIDPITRIEGHLRIEAVIDENNVIKEAFSSSTMFRGIEEILKGRDPRDCGLLAMRICGVCTGTHYQRSIEAVEHAFGVTIPKNARLVRNLMQGALYLHDHIVHFYHLHALDWVDITKALEADPKKAVEEAQKWAKIAGTRAWNASEDNYKEVQDRVTKYVKQGRLGVFGNAYWGSKAYKLTPEQNLIGLSHYLDALDLQRRIAKAQAIFGGKNPHPQSIVVGGVTCVQDIKNPARIAEFKDIIQLAQKFTKQAYLPDVYMAGTMYADEALAGVGGGLGNFMCYGDFNLDDTPFYEAKKLFPSGIVLNKDLSKVYDLDQSKITEDVTHSWYEGNDNLHPFDGKTNPNYTGFKEKKEGIAYLDTDKKYSWIKSPLYDDQRMEVGPLARMIVGVARGDERITKYVTTFLKNGNLPTKVLFSTVGRTAGRAIESEMMADVIIQWCDELAANVAAGDLSTWTEFDFDKVSKDAQGYGMAEAPRGSLGHWVKIKDGKVVNYQAVVPSTWNAAPKDYKNRMGAYEASLVGTKVVDPDQPLEIIRTVHSFDPCIACAVHIVDTKGKELAVYKVDPLGGCRA; translated from the coding sequence ATGAGTAAACATGTAGTAATAGATCCGATAACAAGGATAGAAGGACACTTAAGAATTGAAGCAGTTATTGATGAAAATAATGTGATAAAAGAGGCTTTTAGTTCTTCTACAATGTTCAGAGGGATTGAAGAGATTCTAAAAGGCAGAGATCCTAGAGACTGCGGTCTTTTGGCTATGAGAATCTGTGGCGTTTGTACAGGTACTCATTATCAAAGAAGTATAGAAGCCGTTGAACATGCTTTTGGTGTAACAATTCCAAAAAATGCAAGACTTGTAAGAAATTTAATGCAAGGTGCTTTATATTTGCATGATCATATTGTTCACTTTTATCATCTTCATGCACTTGATTGGGTTGATATTACAAAAGCTTTGGAAGCAGATCCTAAAAAAGCAGTCGAAGAAGCACAAAAATGGGCTAAAATAGCAGGAACCAGAGCTTGGAATGCAAGTGAAGACAACTATAAAGAGGTTCAAGACAGAGTAACAAAATATGTAAAACAAGGAAGACTTGGTGTATTTGGAAATGCTTACTGGGGAAGCAAAGCTTATAAACTAACTCCTGAGCAGAATTTAATAGGTCTTTCTCACTATTTAGATGCACTTGACTTACAAAGAAGAATTGCAAAAGCTCAAGCAATTTTCGGAGGTAAAAACCCCCATCCACAATCAATAGTAGTAGGTGGAGTAACTTGTGTTCAAGATATTAAAAATCCTGCAAGAATTGCAGAGTTTAAAGATATTATCCAATTAGCACAGAAATTTACTAAACAAGCATACCTTCCTGATGTATATATGGCTGGAACAATGTATGCGGATGAAGCTTTAGCAGGTGTTGGAGGCGGTTTAGGAAACTTTATGTGTTACGGTGATTTTAATCTTGATGATACACCGTTTTACGAAGCAAAAAAACTTTTCCCAAGTGGAATCGTATTAAACAAAGATTTATCAAAAGTTTATGATTTAGATCAATCAAAAATTACAGAAGACGTAACACACTCTTGGTATGAAGGAAATGATAATCTTCACCCCTTTGATGGGAAAACAAATCCTAACTATACAGGTTTTAAAGAGAAAAAAGAGGGTATTGCATATTTAGATACGGATAAAAAATACTCTTGGATAAAATCTCCGCTTTATGACGATCAAAGAATGGAAGTAGGTCCACTTGCAAGAATGATAGTCGGAGTTGCCAGAGGAGATGAAAGAATTACAAAATATGTAACTACCTTTTTGAAAAACGGAAATCTTCCTACAAAAGTTTTATTCTCAACAGTAGGAAGAACGGCAGGTCGTGCTATTGAAAGTGAAATGATGGCAGATGTGATAATTCAATGGTGTGACGAATTAGCCGCAAACGTGGCAGCAGGTGATTTATCTACTTGGACAGAGTTTGATTTTGACAAAGTATCAAAAGATGCTCAAGGTTACGGAATGGCAGAAGCTCCAAGAGGTAGTTTGGGGCACTGGGTTAAAATAAAAGACGGAAAAGTCGTAAATTATCAAGCAGTTGTTCCTTCAACTTGGAATGCGGCACCAAAAGATTATAAAAATAGAATGGGAGCTTATGAAGCTTCATTGGTAGGAACAAAAGTGGTTGACCCTGATCAACCTTTGGAAATTATTAGAACAGTGCATAGTTTTGACCCTTGTATTGCTTGTGCAGTTCATATTGTAGATACAAAAGGTAAAGAACTTGCGGTATATAAAGTAGATCCATTAGGAGGATGCCGTGCCTAA
- a CDS encoding hydrogenase small subunit: MKENSLFNRLSKRLESLEKLPKIDETKSIPKVLEEKGFSRRDFMKWATAVTAMLALPANFTPLVAKAAEISDRLPIIWLHMAECTGCSESLLRTDAPTIDSLIFDYISLEYHETLMASAGWQAEENLEHAIEKHKGNYILMVEGGIPSGDTDFYLTIGGHGKTGEQNAKDACESAKAIFAIGTCSSFGGVQAANPNPTGAVALSKVTNRTVINVPGCPPSEKNIVGTLLHFILYGTLPALDPYNRPKWAYGLRIHDLCERRGHFDAGEFVEEFGDEGAKKGYCLYKVGCKGPYTFNNCSKNKFNQHTSWPIQAGHGCIGCSEPDFWDTMGPFEEPVADRLYNSVFGGLGADATADKIGVGLLAVTGIGIAAHAAISKFKHPKDEE, translated from the coding sequence GTGAAAGAGAATAGTTTATTTAACAGACTTTCGAAAAGATTGGAGTCTCTTGAAAAACTTCCAAAAATAGATGAAACTAAATCTATTCCAAAAGTTTTAGAAGAGAAAGGTTTCTCAAGAAGGGATTTTATGAAATGGGCTACTGCAGTTACTGCAATGTTAGCACTTCCAGCTAATTTTACTCCTCTAGTGGCAAAAGCTGCTGAGATAAGTGATAGATTGCCTATTATATGGCTTCATATGGCTGAATGTACAGGTTGTTCCGAATCGCTGCTAAGAACTGATGCACCTACAATTGATTCTTTGATATTTGACTATATCTCTTTAGAATATCATGAAACATTAATGGCAAGTGCAGGGTGGCAAGCAGAAGAGAATTTAGAACATGCAATAGAAAAACATAAAGGTAATTATATCCTTATGGTTGAAGGTGGTATTCCAAGCGGTGATACCGACTTTTATCTTACAATAGGCGGTCACGGTAAAACAGGAGAACAAAATGCAAAAGATGCCTGTGAAAGTGCAAAAGCTATTTTTGCTATTGGCACCTGTTCTTCTTTTGGAGGTGTACAAGCTGCAAATCCAAATCCTACAGGAGCGGTTGCTTTAAGCAAAGTAACTAACAGAACAGTAATAAACGTACCTGGATGTCCTCCAAGTGAAAAAAATATTGTGGGTACTTTACTTCATTTTATTCTTTACGGTACTCTTCCTGCTTTAGATCCATATAACAGACCAAAATGGGCTTATGGCTTAAGAATTCACGATCTTTGTGAAAGAAGAGGGCATTTTGATGCAGGTGAGTTTGTTGAAGAGTTTGGTGATGAAGGTGCAAAAAAAGGTTATTGTCTTTATAAAGTCGGTTGTAAAGGACCATATACTTTTAACAACTGTTCAAAAAATAAATTTAACCAACACACTTCTTGGCCTATTCAAGCAGGACATGGATGTATCGGGTGTTCAGAACCTGATTTCTGGGATACAATGGGACCTTTTGAAGAACCGGTTGCAGACAGATTGTATAATAGTGTATTCGGCGGTTTAGGAGCTGATGCAACAGCTGATAAAATAGGTGTTGGACTATTAGCGGTTACAGGTATCGGTATAGCTGCCCATGCTGCAATTTCAAAATTTAAACACCCAAAAGATGAGGAGTAA
- a CDS encoding Kae1-like domain-containing protein: MELIYKIEFNSTNFYFKDIIDEIIKASAVNAVSKMYRGFILLVCNDTEEKIKEFFEALEQKLPLSIFLSKAEVLDSFDYEKNKELEDKHIKVNLSLLTNEQIKKILELNSIDFSNDINKIKEGGVSRFETHNGLKDFFLPSRALREDFEAKGYEVKLLITDINKISDLLEISQKDLQLLCSIERPLVKLKFKLLYNKNKEYSDTRFIYAKIPDDKETILFAHALKNSGLNYLLYVNDDVYQNGLKVTYNDKQNIVVYGDKTLFPKYDYKLNRKVNSSADYFEEYGCVYKAVLCQLNKKDVPTVGVYFSYKSDESSIRVNIPDIGQKEIIYIPNVLNSVDNCLEDIKSIDENTDRLVENYVKKFPQFFEKEFLDKNSDGFASILNILAYILGMKDYKEFEDTALLYRAKSGLQIDMNVLKIDGKNYLDYRKIIQSSMSYKMADVEDSMIAYSFYESLCDFIAEHVNTISKEIGAKDLILCGNMFANSILLSKIDKNLKNINIILPKEYPLDY, translated from the coding sequence ATGGAACTAATTTATAAAATAGAGTTTAACAGTACAAATTTTTATTTTAAAGATATAATTGACGAGATAATAAAAGCTTCGGCAGTAAATGCCGTATCAAAAATGTATAGAGGTTTTATTTTATTGGTCTGCAATGATACTGAAGAAAAAATTAAAGAGTTTTTTGAAGCTTTGGAACAAAAACTTCCTTTATCTATCTTTTTATCTAAAGCAGAAGTATTGGATAGTTTTGATTATGAAAAAAACAAAGAGCTTGAAGATAAACATATAAAAGTAAATTTATCACTGCTCACAAATGAACAGATAAAAAAGATTCTTGAATTAAACAGCATTGATTTTTCAAATGATATAAATAAAATAAAAGAGGGTGGAGTTTCACGTTTTGAAACACACAACGGATTAAAAGATTTTTTTCTTCCTTCACGAGCTTTAAGAGAAGATTTTGAAGCAAAAGGGTACGAAGTTAAATTACTTATTACTGATATAAATAAAATATCGGATCTTTTAGAAATTTCACAAAAAGATTTACAACTATTATGTTCTATAGAAAGACCCTTAGTCAAATTAAAATTCAAACTTCTTTATAATAAAAATAAAGAGTATTCCGATACTAGATTTATTTATGCCAAAATTCCCGATGATAAAGAGACTATTCTTTTTGCACATGCTTTAAAAAACAGCGGTCTAAATTATCTTTTATATGTAAATGACGATGTTTATCAAAACGGTTTAAAAGTTACATATAATGATAAACAAAATATTGTAGTTTACGGAGATAAAACACTTTTTCCTAAATATGATTATAAGTTAAATAGAAAAGTAAACTCTTCTGCTGATTATTTTGAAGAGTACGGTTGCGTATATAAAGCAGTTCTTTGTCAGCTTAATAAAAAAGATGTTCCTACTGTAGGAGTATATTTTTCATATAAGAGTGATGAATCTTCAATAAGAGTTAATATACCTGATATAGGGCAAAAAGAGATTATATATATTCCAAATGTTTTAAACAGCGTGGATAACTGCTTGGAAGATATAAAATCAATTGATGAAAATACGGATAGATTGGTTGAAAACTATGTTAAAAAATTTCCTCAATTCTTTGAAAAAGAGTTTTTAGACAAAAATAGCGACGGCTTTGCATCAATTTTAAATATCCTAGCTTATATTTTAGGAATGAAAGATTATAAAGAGTTTGAAGATACGGCACTTTTATATAGAGCTAAAAGCGGACTTCAAATAGATATGAACGTGCTTAAAATTGATGGGAAAAATTATTTGGATTATAGAAAAATTATCCAAAGTTCTATGAGTTATAAAATGGCTGATGTTGAAGATAGTATGATTGCCTACTCTTTTTATGAGAGTTTATGTGACTTTATAGCAGAACATGTTAATACAATATCAAAAGAGATAGGTGCAAAAGATTTAATCCTTTGCGGAAATATGTTTGCAAATTCGATTCTTCTTTCCAAAATAGATAAAAACTTAAAAAATATTAATATAATACTTCCTAAAGAGTATCCTTTAGATTACTAA
- a CDS encoding TetR/AcrR family transcriptional regulator, which produces MSTKEEKKNNIIENSLKLFSKNGFYNTTIPDIAKSMKMSVGNMYNYFKSKEELAKYAIKYSTNILAKELKTINQMNISSKEKIYLFTEKYLENVKKSPEVIEYFLRVYLSNREVFAKGCEGFLCVSEFVTEVMILLDEGASNKEFRQQDFFPAFAVIMGALGGFAFLSGEKVLEKDIMEYSDEVAENIYRALKYEEG; this is translated from the coding sequence TTGTCAACAAAAGAGGAAAAAAAGAACAACATAATTGAAAACTCTTTAAAGCTGTTTTCAAAAAACGGTTTTTATAATACAACGATTCCTGATATAGCAAAATCAATGAAGATGAGTGTCGGTAATATGTATAATTACTTTAAGTCAAAAGAGGAGTTAGCAAAATATGCTATTAAATACTCGACAAATATTTTGGCAAAAGAGTTAAAAACTATAAATCAGATGAATATCTCTTCAAAAGAAAAAATATATCTATTTACAGAAAAATATTTAGAAAATGTAAAAAAATCTCCGGAAGTTATTGAATATTTTTTAAGAGTATATCTTTCAAACAGAGAAGTCTTTGCAAAAGGATGTGAAGGTTTTTTATGTGTTAGCGAATTTGTTACCGAAGTAATGATTTTACTTGATGAAGGTGCATCAAATAAAGAGTTTAGACAACAAGATTTTTTTCCTGCATTTGCAGTAATAATGGGTGCTCTTGGAGGATTTGCTTTTCTTTCGGGAGAAAAAGTTTTAGAAAAAGATATTATGGAATATTCAGATGAAGTTGCAGAAAATATCTATAGAGCACTTAAGTATGAAGAAGGATAA
- a CDS encoding nickel-dependent hydrogenase large subunit → MRTVDIVERIEGEAKLVCTWDDKIITNAQIEFLNFRGFEYILEKKAPLDALIYTPRICGICGQAHLKATVEVLENIYKNLNYEIELTNKAKLLREIGLNIEIIDSHIKWFYMFIMPDITALSSKDFSSYKPLKGEKWLKSSFITSEIIKSLAIIGGQWPHTSYMVPGGVVSDPTLLDLTTMKNYLDSAINFFEDDFAGVCIDDYLSFSKAEDLDKIGKDLKDFIDLCFEHGFDKIGKSYNRHLVLSSTELFKVGKSNKRVINRVDLERIEESCEYTFNIDKNKQSKEAYTWAKNVRYADNFFETGPLSRAVISKRAFISKLHEKFEDSVLTRVMARMDEFVHLLYITKNLISKIDISEESFVKPKISLNEIKNAEAKSVVEASRGSLFHDISIKDGKISKYNVITPTVWNLGPGNKSEPSVAQKAIIGLDSIEKAEITLRSFDICSVCTTH, encoded by the coding sequence ATGAGAACAGTTGATATAGTTGAAAGAATAGAGGGTGAAGCCAAATTAGTTTGCACTTGGGATGATAAGATTATCACAAATGCACAAATAGAGTTTTTAAATTTTAGAGGTTTTGAATATATTTTGGAAAAAAAAGCTCCCCTTGATGCTTTGATTTACACCCCTAGAATTTGCGGAATCTGTGGACAGGCACATCTAAAAGCAACTGTTGAAGTTCTGGAAAATATTTATAAAAATCTTAATTACGAAATAGAATTGACAAATAAAGCAAAACTTTTAAGAGAAATAGGTTTGAATATCGAGATTATAGATTCTCATATTAAATGGTTTTATATGTTTATAATGCCCGATATTACTGCTTTGTCTTCAAAAGATTTTAGTTCTTATAAACCTTTAAAAGGTGAGAAATGGCTTAAATCTTCATTTATTACCAGTGAAATTATAAAATCATTAGCAATAATAGGAGGTCAGTGGCCTCATACTTCTTATATGGTTCCAGGCGGGGTAGTTAGTGATCCGACTCTGTTAGATTTAACTACTATGAAAAATTATTTAGATAGTGCAATAAACTTTTTTGAAGATGATTTTGCAGGTGTGTGTATTGACGATTATCTTAGTTTTTCAAAAGCCGAAGATCTTGATAAAATAGGCAAAGATTTAAAAGATTTTATTGATTTGTGTTTTGAGCACGGTTTTGACAAAATAGGTAAAAGTTATAACAGACATTTAGTTCTTTCAAGCACCGAACTTTTTAAAGTAGGGAAAAGTAATAAAAGAGTTATAAACAGAGTTGATTTAGAAAGAATTGAAGAGAGCTGTGAATATACTTTTAATATTGATAAAAACAAACAGTCTAAAGAAGCATATACATGGGCTAAAAATGTAAGATATGCCGATAACTTTTTTGAAACGGGACCTTTATCCAGAGCAGTTATTTCAAAAAGAGCTTTTATCTCAAAACTTCATGAAAAGTTTGAAGATTCTGTTTTAACTAGAGTAATGGCAAGAATGGACGAGTTTGTTCATCTATTGTATATAACAAAAAATCTAATCTCAAAAATCGATATAAGCGAAGAATCTTTTGTAAAACCTAAAATTTCGTTAAATGAAATAAAAAATGCAGAAGCCAAATCAGTTGTAGAAGCAAGCAGGGGTTCTTTATTCCACGATATATCAATAAAAGACGGGAAAATCAGTAAATACAATGTTATTACTCCTACAGTTTGGAATTTGGGTCCTGGAAATAAAAGTGAACCTTCAGTTGCACAAAAAGCAATTATAGGATTGGATTCAATCGAAAAAGCTGAAATTACTTTAAGAAGTTTTGATATCTGTTCTGTTTGTACTACACACTAA
- a CDS encoding cytochrome b/b6 domain-containing protein, translated as MKRVERMTPIMRTIHWSNAVCMLVAVITGLYIGHPYYQTFIADPAVDKYVMAWNRWGHLIAAIVFDVTAILIGYLYLFSRFEKPYKKILPTKKNFIEFCEVFFNLITFNRRKKFNSEYSDSYNIMFFTLFHILLVFMLLTGLQMYVHGLASGESSIGAWWPWILHLSTDWTLSVFGGNMGVRIAHHTAMYILIMWVMCHIYYQIWRTIFWKEGDINIVFGGYKFANKNSIEAKNNLETQGK; from the coding sequence ATGAAGCGGGTTGAAAGAATGACTCCAATCATGCGAACCATTCACTGGTCGAATGCCGTTTGCATGCTTGTGGCAGTTATAACCGGGCTATATATAGGTCATCCGTATTATCAAACTTTTATAGCTGATCCTGCAGTTGATAAATATGTGATGGCATGGAACAGATGGGGGCATTTAATTGCCGCAATCGTATTTGACGTAACTGCTATTTTAATCGGTTACTTATATCTATTTTCAAGATTTGAAAAACCATATAAAAAGATACTTCCTACAAAGAAAAACTTTATAGAGTTTTGTGAAGTATTTTTTAACTTAATAACGTTTAACAGAAGAAAAAAGTTTAACAGTGAATACAGTGATAGTTACAATATTATGTTTTTCACGCTATTTCATATTCTTTTAGTATTTATGTTATTAACAGGTCTTCAAATGTATGTACACGGTTTAGCGTCAGGAGAGAGTTCTATAGGAGCATGGTGGCCTTGGATATTGCATTTGTCTACTGATTGGACTTTAAGCGTATTCGGTGGAAACATGGGCGTTAGAATTGCTCATCATACAGCAATGTATATATTGATTATGTGGGTTATGTGTCATATTTATTATCAAATCTGGAGAACAATCTTTTGGAAAGAGGGTGATATAAATATTGTATTCGGCGGTTATAAATTTGCTAATAAAAATTCAATTGAGGCAAAAAATAATTTAGAAACCCAAGGAAAATAG
- a CDS encoding HyaD/HybD family hydrogenase maturation endopeptidase produces the protein MKNILIGVGNVLFKDEGVGIYASKYLQKNFDFGEELEIIEGGTLGFKLMTYFQEYDNVIILDTVSIEDKAGEIYRLPSDVLLGLGQYRKTAHEVEIVEMLEICSVLEKHAEVTILGIIPEDIQSVEIGLTQNIENRFDEYIAQALKECESIGIKPKRKDNKSIKNIAQELIGSYNGEHLNRIPNEEDTTWN, from the coding sequence ATGAAAAATATTCTTATAGGTGTAGGAAATGTACTATTTAAAGACGAAGGAGTAGGAATCTATGCCTCTAAATATTTACAAAAAAATTTTGATTTTGGTGAAGAATTAGAAATTATCGAAGGCGGTACTTTAGGTTTTAAATTGATGACTTATTTTCAAGAGTATGATAATGTTATTATTTTAGATACTGTTTCTATTGAAGATAAAGCAGGTGAAATCTACAGATTACCTTCTGACGTTCTTTTAGGTCTTGGACAATATAGAAAAACTGCTCATGAAGTAGAAATAGTAGAGATGCTTGAAATATGTTCTGTTTTGGAAAAACATGCAGAAGTTACTATTTTAGGAATAATCCCCGAAGATATACAAAGTGTAGAAATAGGATTAACCCAAAATATTGAAAATAGATTTGATGAATATATAGCTCAAGCTTTAAAAGAGTGTGAAAGCATAGGAATAAAACCTAAAAGAAAAGATAATAAAAGCATTAAAAATATAGCTCAAGAGTTAATAGGAAGCTATAACGGGGAACACTTAAATAGAATCCCCAATGAGGAAGATACTACATGGAACTAA